The following proteins come from a genomic window of Cervus canadensis isolate Bull #8, Minnesota chromosome 3, ASM1932006v1, whole genome shotgun sequence:
- the LOC122437739 gene encoding 60S ribosomal protein L17-like, whose translation MVRYSLDPENPTKSCKSRGSNLRVHFKNTRETAQAIKGMHIRKATKYLKDVTLKKQCVPFRRYNGGVGRCAQAKQWGWTQGQWPKKSAEFLLHMLKSAESNAEVKGLDVDSLVIEHIQVNKAPKMRRRTYRAHGRINPYMSSPCHIEMILTEKEQIVPKPEEEVAQKKKISQKKLKKQKLMARE comes from the coding sequence ATGGTGCGCTATTCACtcgacccagaaaaccccacaaaatcatgcaaatcaagaggttcaaatcttcgtgttcactttaagaacactcgtgagactgcccaggccataaagggtatgcatatccgaaaagccaccaagtatctgaaggatgtcactttaaagaagcaatgtgtGCCATTCCGTCGTTACAATGGTGGAGTTGGTAGGTGTGCACAggccaaacagtggggctggacGCAGGGTCAGTGGCccaaaaagagtgctgaatttttactacACATGCTCAAAAGTGCAGAGAGTAACGCTGAAGTTAAGGGCTTAGATGTAGATTCTCTGGTCATTGAGCACATCCAAGTGAACAAAGCCCCCAAGATGCGGCGCAGGACTTACAGAGCTCACGGTCGGATCAACCCCtacatgagctctccctgccacattgagatgatccttactgaaaaagaacagattgttcctaaaccagaagaggaggttgcacagaagaaaaagatatcccagaagaaactgaagaaacaaaaacttatggcccGGGAATAA